In a single window of the Papaver somniferum cultivar HN1 chromosome 8, ASM357369v1, whole genome shotgun sequence genome:
- the LOC113302106 gene encoding regulator of nonsense transcripts 1 homolog gives MAAQTVVNNLYETASQPDTGNDAYTFLEFNTQGDEFDYPEFRELSQPIRASVWSPTPGAPPSSDSVIVDPVERSSSDLQTETNPVSPVAAALGGSSSKVRGGGGGGSSSSSSNNNNQAVVDALASGMTGLSFEETGDDENFEYGKGDFTEHACRYCGVQNPACVVRCNVPSCRKWFCNSRGNTSGSHIVNHLVRAKHKEVCLHKDSPLGETILECYNCGCRNVFLLGFISAKTESVVVLLCREPCLSVNALKDMNWDLSQWCPLIDDRCFLQWLVKIPSEQEQLRARQISAQQINKVEELWKSNPDASFEDLEKPGVDDEPQPVALKYEDAYQYQNVFAPLIKLEADYDKMMKESQSKDNVTIRWDIGLNKKRIAYFVFPKEDNELRLVPGDELRLRYSGDAAYPAWQSVGHVIKLTAQEEVALELRASQGVPVDVNHGFSVDFVWKSTSFDRMQGAMKTFAVDETSVSGYIYHHLLGHEVEVQVVRNTLPRRFGAPGLPELNASQVFAVKSVLQKPVSLIQGPPGTGKTVTSAAIVYHMAKQGQGQVLVCAPSNVAVDQLAEKISATGLKVVRLCAKSREAVSSPVEHLTLHYQVRHLDTSEKSELHKLQQLKDEQGELSSSDEKKYKALKRATEREISQSADVICCTCVGAGDPRLANFRFRQVLIDESTQSTEPECLIPLVLGVKQVVLVGDHCQLGPVIMCKKAARAGLAQSLFERLVLLGVKPFRLQVQYRMHPCLSEFPSNSFYEGTLQNGVTINERQSTGIDFPWPVPNRPMFFYVQMGQEEISASGTSYLNRTEAANVEKIVTTFLRSGVVPSQIGVITPYEGQRAYIVNYMARNGALRQQLYKEIEVASVDSFQGREKDFIILSCVRSNEHQGIGFLNDPRRLNVALTRARYGIVVLGNPKVLSKQPLWNGLLTHYKEHECLVEGPLNNLKQSMVQFQKPKKIYNDRRLFFGTGPGVGSNDNFGSSSPNADKRGNRSKGYMPFGPSPSGPHKPAVHPAGFPVPRLPLPPFHGGPHSQPYAIPTRAAVHGPIGAVPQVPQPGSRGFGAGRGNAGGPIGGHLSHQQGSQQARGSIGSGFNFPPLDNPNSQSSVGGPLSQTGLMTQMPVQGLSQTFREGFSMGGMSQEFMGDDFKSQGSHVAYNVADFSTQASQGGYDYVAQGAQTGFPGSFLNQNTQPGYSHLGSGNDFISQDYMAHGSQGLFTQVGFTDPSADDSSQSHFGVPGHNPLQTQGLMNPLYSQPFTHYNTTQPGNMQPPQQQQGQGQSSQNHKQQQLHYSG, from the exons ATGGCCGCTCAAACGGTTGTAAACAATCTATACGAAACGGCATCACAACCTGATACAGGGAATGATGCTTATACCTTTCTAGAATTCAATACACAGGGTGATGAATTTGATTATCCTGAATTTCGTGAACTTTCACAACCAATAAGGGCATCTGTCTGGTCTCCTACACCTGGTGCTCCTCCGTCATCAGATTCTGTAATTGTCGATCCGGTTGAAAGAAGTTCTTCTGATCTTCAAACTGAAACAAATCCTGTttctcctgttgctgctgctttaGGAGGAAGTTCTTCTAAggttagaggtggtggtggtggtggtagtagtagCAGCAGTAGTAATAATAATAACCAGGCTGTGGTTGATGCCTTGGCATCAGGAATGACTGGTTTGAGTTTTGAAGAAACTGGTGATGATGAGAATTTTGAGTATGGTAAAGGTGATTTTACGGAACATGCTTGTAGGTATTGTGGTGTTCAGAATCCAGCTTGTGTTGTTAGGTGTAATGTTCCTTCCTGTAGAAAATGGTTTTGCAATTCTCGTGGAAACACTTCGGGTTCTCATATCGTTAATCATCTG GTTCGTGCAAAGCACAAGGAAGTGTGTCTTCATAAAGATAGTCCACTAGGAGAGACAATTCTTGAATGTTATAATTGTGGGTGCCGTAATGTGTTCCTTCTTGGATTTATTTCTGCCAAAACAGAGAGTGTTGTTGTTCTACTCTGTAGAGAACCTTGTTTGAGTGTCAATGCATTGAAGGATATGAACTGGGACCTGAGTCAGTGGTGCCCCCTTATCGATGATAGATGTTTCTTGCAGTGGCTTGTTAAG ATTCCTTCTGAGCAAGAGCAGTTGAGAGCACGCCAGATTAGTGCTCAACAAATAAATAAGGTGGAGGAGCTTTGGAAGTCAAACCCGGACGCGTCGTTTGAAGATCTTGAGAAACCTGGAGTGGATGATGAACCTCAGCCTGTTGCTTTGAAGTATGAAGATGCATATCAG TACCAAAATGTATTTGCTCCACTAATCAAACTTGAGGCAGATTATGATAAA ATGATGAAAGAATCGCAAAGCAAAGATAATGTCACGATTCGATGGGATATTGGTCTCAACAAGAAACGTATTGCGTACTTTGTATTTCCAAAG GAAGATAATGAATTGCGACTTGTACCTGGTGATGAGTTACGGCTTCGTTATTCTGGGGATGCAGCTTATCCAGCGTGGCAGTCTGTTGGGCATGTG ATCAAACTAACTGCTCAAGAAGAAGTTGCACTTGAGCTCCGTGCCAGTCAG GGTGTTCCTGTCGATGTGAACCATGGCTTCAGTGTTGATTTTGTTTGGAAGAGTACCAGCTTTGATCGGATGCAGGGAGCAATGAAAACTTTTGCTGTGGATGAGACAAGTGTCAGTGG GTATATATACCATCATTTGTTGGGCCACGAAGTTGAGGTTCAGGTTGTCCGCAATACACTACCTCGCCGATTTGGCGCACCAGGCCTGCCAGAACTCAATGCGTCTCaa GTTTTTGCTGTAAAAAGTGTACTTCAAAAGCCAGTAAGTTTAATCCAAGGTCCTCCTGGCACGGGCAAAACTGTCACTTCTGCTGCCATTGTTTATCATATGGCAAAACAAGGCCAAGGGCAG GTCTTGGTCTGTGCTCCAAGTAATGTGGCTGTAGATCAACTTGCTGAAAAGATTAGTGCAACTGGGTTGAAG gttGTTCGTCTCTGTGCAAAATCAAGAGAAGCTGTGAGCTCTCCCGTTGAGCATTTGACACTGCATTATCAG GTCCGACATCTTGATACTTCTGAAAAGAGTGAACTTCACAAGCTTCAGCAGCTGAAAGATGAACAAG GAGAATTATCAAGTAGCGATGAGAAAAAGTATAAGGCCCTTAAACGGGCGACTGAGAGGGAGATATCTCAGAGTGCTGATGTCATCTGTTGCACATGTGTTGGTGCTGGAGATCCTAGACTGGCAAACTTTAGGTTTCGTCAG GTTCTTATTgatgagtcaactcagtcaactGAGCCAGAGTGTCTAATTCCTTTGGTTCTAGGAGTTAAACAG GTTGTTCTTGTTGGTGATCATTGTCAGCTTGGTCCCGTAATCATGTGCAAGAAGGCAGCTCGTGCTGGCCTGGCTCAATCTCTCTTTGAGCGCCTTGTGCTCCTCGGCGTAAAACCTTTCAGACTGCAG GTTCAATATCGAATGCATCCATGCCTCTCGGAGTTCCCATCTAACAGCTTCTACGAAGGTACACTTCAAAATGGAGTGACCATTAATGAAAGACAATCTACTGGTATTGATTTCCCTTGGCCCGTGCCAAACCGTCCCATGTTCTTTTATGTGCAG ATGGGGCAAGAGGAAATAAGCGCTAGTGGAACTTCATATTTGAATCGTACAGAGGCTGCAAATGTAGAAAAGATTGTGACAACTTTCTTAAGGAGTGGTGTGGTTCCTAGTCAG ATTGGCGTTATAACACCATATGAAGGACAGAGAGCCTATATTGTGAATTACATGGCAAGAAATGGTGCTCTCAGGCAGCAATTATACAAGGAAATCGAG GTCGCTAGTGTTGATTCGTTCCAAGGGAGGGAAAAGGATTTCATCATCTTGTCCTGTGTTAGGAGCAATGAGCATCAG GGCATTGGGTTCCTTAATGATCCACGTCGGCTTAATGTTGCTCTCACTCGAGCTCGTTATGGTATCGTAGTTTTGGGAAACCCGAAAGTATTAAGCAAACAGCCATTATGGAACGGCTTGTTGACGCACTATAAG GAACACGAATGCTTGGTGGAGGGGCCTCTTAATAACTTGAAACAGAGTATGGTTCAGTTTCAAAAACCGAAAAAG ATATACAATGACCGCAGACTTTTCTTTGGAACTGGTCCTGGAGTTGGTTCTAATGATAATTTCGGTTCATCAAGTCCCAATGCTGATAAGAGAGGCAATCGTTCTAAAG GTTACATGCCTTTCGGACCGTCACCTAGTGGTCCCCATAAGCCTGCTGTCCATCCGGCAGGGTTTCCTGTTCCACGCCTTCCTCTTCCACCTTTTCATGGTGGTCCTCATTCTCAGCCCTATGCTATTCCAACTCGTGCTGCTGTTCATGGACCAATTGGAGCTGTTCCCCAGGTTCCTCAACCTGGGAGTAGGGGATTTGGGGCTGGTCGTGGAAATGCTGGTGGTCCTATTGGGGGGCATCTGTCTCACCAGCAAGGTTCACAACAAGCTCGTGGGAGTATTGGCTCAGGTTTCAATTTCCCTCCATTGGACAACCCTAACAGTCAGTCATCTGTGGGTGGTCCATTATCGCAAACTGGGCTTATGACTCAG ATGCCAGTGCAAGGGCTCAGCCAGACATTCCGTGAAGGATTTTCTATGGGTGGCATGTCACAG GAATTCATGGGTGACGACTTTAAGAGCCAAGGATCACATGTTGCTTACAATGTTGCTGATTTCTCCACACAG GCTTCTCAAGGCGGGTATGATTATGTTGCCCAAGGTGCACAAACTGGATTTCCTGGGAGCTTTTTAAACCAAAATACTCAGCCTGGATATTCACATTTGGGTTCTGGAAATGATTTCATTTCTCAG GATTACATGGCGCACGGATCTCAAGGGCTGTTCACTCAAGTGGGTTTTACTGATCCATCGGCAGATGATTCTTCTCAGTCCCATTTTGGTGTTCCAGGCCACAATCCACTTCAGACACAG GGCTTAATGAATCCACTTTACTCCCAGCCCTTCACCCATTATAACACTACCCAGCCAGGAAATATGCAGCCTCCCCAACAGCAGCAGGGTCAGGGCCAGAGCTCACAAAACCATAAGCAGCAGCAGCTCCACTACAGCGGCTGA